The proteins below come from a single Magallana gigas chromosome 10, xbMagGiga1.1, whole genome shotgun sequence genomic window:
- the LOC117683680 gene encoding uncharacterized protein, which yields MDPHSSAQDVHRCDLCETTIVHSYCDFCHVNLCKLCIGEHISDGYDKHKIVPFGERRSTLIYPKCATHSPKNCDLQCKNCNDVFVCSSCTASETHKGHIFVEVSEVYTTKKNAIADEANKLENLISPTYEEIAIDFENQLANLDGEYEKLTTAMSKQGEQWHKEIDIVINEMKAEISEIKVKHRDILQKRLDEIKQIQALIKQTLLAIEEIKKSTEVSPTIEYSSKIVEFSKLPPKVKVTLPTFIPKPLYHENLYSLFGQITPLSTATEESVLSLNEPNTSLSRILDEPELIATIHTGYEQLFDITYLNEDCVWTFGSSKDIKCFNIKGELLHTVSNRSEQRPNDIALDSDGNLLFSDWISRTVNKVNNGQIEELIRLQGWRPSKLCVTSNGDLLVTMFSDDFTQCKVIRFSGSTEKQTIQFDDEGKPLYSGNINVKYITENRNHDICVADSKAGAVVVVNQDGKLRWRYIGHPSVTKKKLFKPVGITTDSQSRILTADRNNHCIHILDQNGQFLRYIDNCDLEYPFGLCVDNNDNLFVSEHFKGNVKKIKFFR from the coding sequence ATGGATCCTCATTCTAGTGCCCAGGACGTGcaccgatgtgacctttgtgagaccaCCATAGTACACAgttactgtgacttttgtcatgtcaacctctgcAAGCTCTGTATAGGAGAACACATCTCAgatggatatgacaaacataaaatagtcccTTTTGGGGAGCGAAGATCAACTCTGATTTATCCAAAATGTGCGACACATTCACCCAAAAACTGTGACTTGCAGTGCAAGAATTGCAATGACGTATTTGTTTGTTCTTCTTGTACTGCATCAGAAACACATAAAGGACATATTTTTGTAGAAGTTTCCGAAGTTTACACGACAAAGAAAAATGCTATTGCGGACGAGGCAAATAAGTTAGAAAACCTTATTTCTCCTACATATGAAGAAATTGCAATAGACTTTGAAAATCAGCTTGCCAACCTGGATGGAGAATATGAGAAACTGACGACAGcaatgtccaaacaaggagagcaatggcacaAAGAAATTGACATCGTCATCAATGAAATGAAAGCTGAAATCAGTGAGATCAAAGTAAAACACAGAGACATATTACAGAAACGCTTGGATGAAATTAAACAGATACAGGCTCTCATTAAACAAACATTACTAGCCATAGAAGAAATCaaaaaatccactgaagtaTCTCCTACCATTGAATACAGCTCAAAGATTGTAGAGTTCAGCAAGCTTCCTCCTAAAGTGAAGGTTACACTGCCAACATTCATTCCCAAACCATTATACCATGAAAATTTGTATAGTCTGTTTGGGCAGATCACTCCTTTGTCTACTGCTACTGAAGAGAGTGTCTTGTCACTAAACGAACCCAACACTTCATTGAGTAGAATACTGGATGAACCGGAGCTTATTGCAACAATACATACAGGATATGAACAACTTTTCGATATTACCTATCTAAATGAAGATTGTGTTTGGACATTTGGATCGTCAAAGGATATCAAATGCTTTAACATAAAAGGTGAATTACTTCATACAGTTAGCAACCGATCAGAACAACGACCCAATGATATAGCTTTAGACAGTGATGGGAATTTACTTTTCAGTGACTGGATATCAAGAACAGTGAATAAAGTAAATAATGGACAGATAGAAGAGTTGATCAGACTACAGGGATGGAGGCCTAGTAAACTGTGTGTCACCTCTAAtggtgatctcctggttaccaTGTTCAGTGATGATTTCACTCAATGCAAAGTTATCCGTTTCTCgggatctacagagaaacaaacaattcagttTGATGATGAAGGTAAACCTTTGTACTCAGGGaatataaatgttaaatacatcactgagaacagaaaccatgacatctgtgtagctgactctAAGGCTGGTGCAGTTGTGGTGGTTAATCAGgacgggaaactcagatggagatacatcggtcatccctcagttaccaaaaagaaactatttaaacCAGttggtatcacaacagacagtcagagtcgtaTCCTGACAGCAGATCGTAACAACCATTGTATTCACATTCtggatcagaatggacagtttctccgttacattgataactgtgatctggAGTATCCAtttggtttatgtgtggacaataatgacaatctgtttgtATCAGAACATTTTAaaggcaatgtaaagaaaataaaatttttcagATAG
- the LOC136272291 gene encoding caspase-14-like: MDLEKEDRYFDPDRTWKGLALVITNFLKGPHIRGGADNDRKYMKESFERLGFGVICHEDVTKPQLTKLLDEYSKKTDLSCFAFAISSHGFEMEKKEDENAKQEKKEKKKQKTKTKHHAIQMFDGNFVFTHNILDCFSDRKCPGLRNKPKIFLIQACRIPVSKATVDQRIAGIGFDNGCSVPKIAKLNPAEPNPVKPDPQTAIEMEVDSYLPDATKTENPSVEDKDKIDAPKAQIIYPPAPFEITVVPCYNDMLIMFACPEGYYAFRNQRDGSYMLKLFSESVVAWRTQYRSANLMDMLKDVTYKMSENSFFGPKEYKIVPSIVHKLRKDVIFTPGRK, translated from the exons ATGGATTTGGAAAAAGAAGACAGGTATTTTGATCCAGATAGAACATGGAAAGGACTGGCGTTGGTGATTACCAACTTTCTTAAGGGGCCACACATTCGAGGTGGCGCTGATAATGACCGGAAGTACATGAAAGAATCATTTGAACGACTGGGGTTTGGTGTGATTTGCCATGAGGATGTGACAAAACCACAGCTAACAAAGCTACTGGACGAAT acTCAAAGAAGACAGATTTGAGCTGTTTTGCGTTTGCTATTAGTTCCCATGGGTTCGAAATGGAGAAAAAAGAAGATGAGAATGCAAAACaagagaagaaagaaaaaaagaaacaaaagacaAAAACTAAACATCACGCAATACAAATGTTTGatggaaattttgtttttacacacAATATTTTGGACTGTTTCAGTGATAGAAAATGTCCTGGTCTAAGAAATAAacccaagatatttttgattCAG GCCTGTAGAATTCCTGTTAGCAAGGCCACAGTTGATCAAAGGATAGCTGGGATTGGTTTTGACAACGGCTGTTCTGTACCTAAGATTGCAAAATTGAATCCTGCAGAACCTAATCCTGTAAAACCAGATCCACAGACTGCTATCGAAATGGAAGTTGATTCTTATCTACCTGATGCAACAAAGACAGAG AATCCTTCGGTTGAGGACAAAGATAAAATCGACGCTCCTAAAGCTCAAATTATCTACCCTCCGGCACCTTTTGAGATAACAGTGGTACCCTGTTACAACGATATGCTCATCATGTTTGCCTGTCCAGAAG gttATTATGCATTTAGAAACCAGCGGGATGGTAGTTACATGTTGAAGCTGTTTTCCGAGTCTGTTGTTGCATGGCGTACACAATACAGATCAGCTAATCTCATGGACATGTTAAAAGATGTTACGTACAAGATGTCTGAAAATAGCTTTTTTGGTCCTAAAGAATACAAAATCGTGCCATCCATTGTCCATAAACTGAGAAAAGACGTCATCTTTACTCCAGGTAGAAAATGA